The Microbulbifer sp. YPW1 genome contains the following window.
GGTCCGTAGTGCTGCTGGTCAGTTTAAATTGCGGGTTGGAGTTATTGAGATACTCGCTTTCACTACCGGATGTACCGGGAATGGGACCATTGGCATTCACCCACTCCAGGGTGTCTACACGCCCGTCATAACTTCCATAGAGAGAAAACGCATTTTCCATGGTGGGTTCAAAGCTCGGATCCACCACGTATTCGCTGGGCAACTCGTCATTCAGGTGCCAGGTCATGCTCGGGTCAAACCAGACGGTGCCACGGCCTTCATTGCGCAGGGTAATGGTCATCAGACCCCGGGTGCCCACAGCACCACTACCGGTAATACCGGTCAGCTGTCGCTCAACGCGCAGGGCATTGGTGCCGCCGTTCAGGCCGTAATAGGTATCCAGCAATGCCGTTTCTTCCTGCCCGGAGGGGATTCCACCGGGCGGCGTCTGCACAGCACAGCCGAACTGAACATCTTCAAAACTGTTGGTCAAACGAGCGTTCGTACAAGAGCCATCATCATGGATCTTGCCAACCACATAGAGATTGATGTTGCCACCCGTGCGGATATCGATGGCATCGGTGGAGGTTCCCGGAACCACGGAGTTCACGGTGTTCGCATAAGGAGTTGGTATATCGTCGTTATGTCCAAAGGGGGCATCCAGATCCCAGTCGCTCAAAATCGTTCCCGTGACGGCATCAGTGGGCACACAACTTGAGCCACCCGGTAGAGTACCGTTCTGGGCGGCAATCGCATTGGCATCCGCAGCGGATGGACACACGTAATTCGCGTCCATCACGTTGGCATTACTTAGCAGGTCATCAATGCGCAGATCCTGCAGTGGCGCATCACCGGTGTTTCGGATATTGATACGCCAGACGATGTCGTCGTCGTTGTGCCCGAAAACCTGGTCACTGCGGCTACCTTCGCGCTGGCCACTGTCGTAGTTCCAGCCCTGCTTATTGAGGGCTATACCCGGCTCGCGGATATCAACGCTCGCGCTGTGCTGGCCGTCAGGGCGGGCATAATCCTGCCAGAAATCCGTGGGATAATTACTCGGGTCCTCTGACCCAGAGCAACGGTTGCCACCACAGCCGTCATACCAGGTATTGTCATCGCGGAAGTTTTCGCGCAGCCCTGGGTTATCAGTACAGCCATCCGCCATGGTGTAGCTGATGGTAGCGGTAGCCTGGGGATTCGTACCGAAGAGGGACTCTGGGCTGTTGGTTGGTGCGCGATGTACCGGGATGCGCAGCGTAACGGTATTTCCTGGAGGCAAGTCCGACATGCCGTTGACGGAAATGGTACTGGTACCACTGAGCGTACCGCCCAATGGAAGTGTTGCGGCCACACCGGTGTAAAGCTCAAGGCCGTTATCCAGAGCAAGAGTCAGACCACTGGAGTTACTGAAATCGAGTGAAGGGTTTGACGAGCCGTAATCAGAATTACGGCGAGTCTGGGTTCGCGTATCACCAGAAATGGTAACCACACGCGTTTCGTAAGGCTGGTCGCCATCGGCGGCATTGGTGCCCTGCCGGTAGGGGTTGGTAATCTGCACCTCTACGTAGCCATAGCTACAAAACTCACAGTAGCTGTTTTGTACAGTCACCAGATTGGTAGGCGGGTTCTGCTGTCCCACCACACACATGCTGCCATACGCAGCGAATGCCTGCCCTGAAGCTAGCAGTAATGCAACTGACAGCAGCCACCGCACTGAATACTTCAGTGCCGCTAGTGCATTTCTGAATGATTTTCGCCCAGTTACTTCAGACTTCATCGCGTTCCGCTGCCAGTCAAAAATTTGAATTTGCCAACTGCCGCACAGGCGGCACCACCGGAGGAGGACCCGGTCGCGGAACTTTATTTCAAGGGGGGAGTCGGCGCCGTGAAGCAAGTCATACTTGCGCGCCAGGGAGGGAACTTTTTCTACGTTTGCCAAACAGTTCTCAAGTAAAGCTAAGGTACTTTCTTAAGAGCTGCAATGAGCTACCCACTACTCCAGAAATTCCGGAGCAGTGGGCTAAGCCGGCCGACTTACGCTGCGGGCAGGAAGTCGATCGGGTACAGGATGGTGATGGTTGGAACACCTTCCTTGGGACCGAAGTTGAACCGCTTCACGCGGGCAACAATCTTGCTGTCCAGGGTGGGCGAGTCCATATCACTGTTTTCAACTTGTGCCAGTGATACAGAACCATCCGGCTCGATGGTGATCTTGAGGACCATCTTGCCCTGGAGGGCCGGGTTGTTACGCAGTTCGCGATTGTAGATCCGGTAGAGCGCCGACTTGTAACGGTCGAATACGATCTGGATCTCTTCGTCGGTACGGGATGGACCCATGCCGTCGCTGAGCGGACGCTCTTCGCCGGCGAAGTCACCCTCGGTGCCGATACCACTGGATACCCGCGAGAAGCTGACCCCATCCAGCGCGGTACCTACACCACCGGCGTTGCGGCTGAGAGCGGCGGTATTGATACCGTCCGACCCGGATTTCGCCGCGGCGGTGATGAGTGAACGCTGACTGCGGTTTTCCTTCTTGCCTGCGGTACTCAACTGAGTCTGCTGGCCGAGACGCTGGTCGAGGTCATCCTGGATGAGATCCTGGAAGTTGTCCTTGAAGGCCAGTACCCCGGCGCGCTCAACCTTTTTACGAACCTGCTTCTTCTCAACATTGGAGGGCTTGGGTTCTTCCTTCGCCACTTCCTGCTTCGGTTTCTCAGGCTCTTTCTTTTTCTCTTCCGGCTTCTTCACCACCTGCTCGGGCGGAGGCTTGGGCTTGGTCTTTTTCTCCAGCACCAGCTTGGCCAGGCGCTCGGGGACCTCTACCACCTCGTTTTCATCAGGCTCGGGCAGCTGCCACATATGGATGCCGAAGCCCAGGAAGAAGGCCAGCAACAAGCACGCGAGCACGCTGAGGCGGAAGCGCCGCTCATCATCGCCGTTGGTACTCCAGGGCATGATGGCTTCGCGGAAGGCGTTGTCGCCCAGCTCGCGAGTCACTTCGTACTCGTAGTGGACATCCTCTTCCGCCTGACGGATCTCCCGGAACTCGGCATCCAGGTCGAAAAGGTCATCCCGGCAGTCTTCCATCTGGTCTTGGAGCTTGCGCTTGCGCTCAAGCAACAGGTCCAGATTGGCGTGGTAGATACTGACGGTTTTCTGCAGGCGGTGGATCAGCGCCTTGGAAGCATCCTGCTTGTAGTGCTCCGCCCAGAAGAGATCACCGGCACCGGCATCTTCGAGTTTTCCGAGACGTTCGGAAATCTCATCGAGCAGCTGGTGCTTGGCTTCATCTTCGCGCAGCGACTCAAGCTTGCCATCAACCTGGCTGCTCTCGTCCTCGAGCGCAGCCAACTGCTGGCGTACAGCTTCCTGCTTTGCTGTCAGTGCCTGTTTTTGTTGATGAAAATTATTCACAAAGGCTCACTAACTCTGAGATGCTTTTTGAATCACCGCCAGGGAAATTCGCGTGTATCCAGCATTGGTACAGCTGGACATGACCTTTTTCAGCACACTGAAGGGCACTGTACGGTCTGCCAGAATGTTCACTTCCGGGGGCTCGGCGAGCAGCTCTGCCACCTCTTCGGTGACATCTTCACCGGCAGCGGCGCGCTCGGCCAGTGCGGCCTTGGCCTCTTCCAGTTCGGTGTCCGCCATGGTGATCGCCTTACCCACCGCTTCGATCATGCCCTGCTGAATAGCCTCTACTACCAGGTCTTCACTCTGGTAGAGGTCTTCAGTCTTCATGATCGGCTTGGTTTCGATCAGTACTTCGTCGTGGGTCACCATCAAGGTGACGGTCTCCCGCGGCTTGGATTCCACTACCGAGTCCGGCAAGGTGATGACCTTGGGCGCTTCGATGGCTTCATTGCTGGAACTGTTGGTCAGCAGGAAGAACACCAGAATGGTGAATACATCCATCAGCGAGGTCAGGTTCATACCCGGCGTCTTGCGCTTGCGGCTGCGCGCCATGCGCTTCATGCGTCTGCTTTCACGTTTCATGGCGCATCCCCCAGGGAAATATCGGGAAAGAGTTCCAGTGTTTCCGGCTTGGCTTCGGGATCC
Protein-coding sequences here:
- a CDS encoding biopolymer transporter ExbD gives rise to the protein MKRESRRMKRMARSRKRKTPGMNLTSLMDVFTILVFFLLTNSSSNEAIEAPKVITLPDSVVESKPRETVTLMVTHDEVLIETKPIMKTEDLYQSEDLVVEAIQQGMIEAVGKAITMADTELEEAKAALAERAAAGEDVTEEVAELLAEPPEVNILADRTVPFSVLKKVMSSCTNAGYTRISLAVIQKASQS
- a CDS encoding AgmX/PglI C-terminal domain-containing protein, which produces MNNFHQQKQALTAKQEAVRQQLAALEDESSQVDGKLESLREDEAKHQLLDEISERLGKLEDAGAGDLFWAEHYKQDASKALIHRLQKTVSIYHANLDLLLERKRKLQDQMEDCRDDLFDLDAEFREIRQAEEDVHYEYEVTRELGDNAFREAIMPWSTNGDDERRFRLSVLACLLLAFFLGFGIHMWQLPEPDENEVVEVPERLAKLVLEKKTKPKPPPEQVVKKPEEKKKEPEKPKQEVAKEEPKPSNVEKKQVRKKVERAGVLAFKDNFQDLIQDDLDQRLGQQTQLSTAGKKENRSQRSLITAAAKSGSDGINTAALSRNAGGVGTALDGVSFSRVSSGIGTEGDFAGEERPLSDGMGPSRTDEEIQIVFDRYKSALYRIYNRELRNNPALQGKMVLKITIEPDGSVSLAQVENSDMDSPTLDSKIVARVKRFNFGPKEGVPTITILYPIDFLPAA